From the Temnothorax longispinosus isolate EJ_2023e chromosome 6, Tlon_JGU_v1, whole genome shotgun sequence genome, one window contains:
- the LOC139814210 gene encoding IQ and AAA domain-containing protein 1-like, with the protein MSHVYYNELWLITRGDLEKLLELERRLQESTPLKKGAALNSALFIYLRYRNIVRRLIMCYDQMVQTQKRELIKKMLECAIGRMLEYKKEIVKLDYMDYQWPDDILNQMKFTPDDIELFAAASGRERVEERRKFIQELIESAHKVPQTRERSLSQIHIESMSEMEDQTLKTRAARRRMRIMQPSKVELIRESPEEKAAREAKLAAERIMRSAILLIQSHERARKGRCYGADVKRIYDYNKKVRFGEIIPRKIDRIRYIKSAVTIQRAWRRYASRKAMRKRIARLEEALGMTIPSWQCRKTRTKDDDNFQRRRALMPVFDAHTKKAISDERTRLLKVRGPGLMEDITDEIHEWFVVWYNALGHYDVFPAADFGGSVLIVTGQTSTPQEYLMEKLEKEKQAKAKGRRAEKMAPRPKAEPIKSQVPGWKMPQTDALSCLEEANIDFIRNWSFRSEKPSEREYLDLITEKLCYELQLEMREIVDDVMRAELDVLNKALLKDHAHDKEKFTIPTMDKNIDKTGTKRKKDILEDVAVEDLFSELLRAKIIRNYPTIFLRDWFGDLSYQNYEARREFRDFKHRLGEVKQLVLEYCILPLISKGTHQVAPLVRSVCIYGLPGAGKTLLANVICSEIGALLFDVSAPVLTGKYMGKEKQQRLIDIISKVARVYAPSIIFLDAGEKPWLKKVPPEEKYLQHKRFANYFVKLMKDIKSGDQILFLSLSEEPQKATAGFNKFHDKFIRVPTTDYNTLYMYYKNLLMKYHGVDRDIDVSCLAKMSVGIPLNFIRQAVEKVLSLRRRITLKFNPLSPIEIMNEILTYQYPTTEMVESLDKFEKLTLSARRKTKVS; encoded by the exons ATGTCTCACGTTTATTACAACGAATTATGGCTTATCACAAGAGGTGACTTGGAAAAGCTGTTGGAACTCGAACGAAGACTGCAAGAAAGCACACCGTTAAAAAAAGGAGCTGCTTTAAATTCGgcgttatttatatatctgag ATATCGCAATATTGTAAGAAGACTCATCATGTGTTACGATCAAATGGTCCAGACACAGAAACGGGAGTTAATTAAGAAGATGTTAGAATGTGCCATCGGGCGAATGCtagaatataaaaaggaaattgtGAAGCTCGATTATATGGATTATCA ATGGCCTGACGATATTTTGAATCAAATGAAATTCACGCCGGACGACATCGAGCTGTTTGCCGCGGCGTCTGGCCGAGAACGTGTAGAGGAACGCAGAAAGTTTATACAAGAGTTGATAGAGAGTGCTCACAAAG TACCACAGACGAGAGAACGCAGCCTTTCACAGATACATATCGAGAGTATGTCCGAGATGGAAGATCAGACATTGAAGACGCGCGCCGCTCGAAGAAGAATGCGCATCATGCAACCCTCGAAGGTAGAGTTAATCCGCGAATCGCCCGAGGAAAAAGCTGCCCGAGAAGCGAAGCTTGCTGCTGAAAGAATTATGCGTAGCGCGATATTATTGATACAGAGTCATGAGAGAGCCAGAAAGGGACGCTGCTACGGTGCAGATG TGAAACGTATATacgattacaataaaaaagtgaGGTTCGGAGAGATAATACCGAGAAAAATCGATCGCATCAGATACATCAAGTCAGCGGTGACGATacaacgcgcgtggcgacgtTATGCCTCTCGAAAAGCTATGAGAAAACGAATCGCGCGTCTCGAGGAAGCTTTGGGTATGACGATACCAAGCTGGCAATGCCGCAAAACACGCACGAAGGATGATGATAACTTTCAACGGCGACGTGCTCTGATGCCCGTGTTCGATGCACACACGAAGAAGGCGATCAGCGATGAACGTACAAGG CTCCTGAAAGTCAGAGGCCCCGGATTAATGGAGGACATCACTGATGAGATTCATGAGTGGTTCGTCGTTTGGTACAACGCGTTAGGACATTACGATGTGTTTCCGGCGGCGGATTTTGGTGGCAGCGTGCTGATCGTCACCGGGCAGACCTCGACGCCGCAAGAATATCTAAtggaaaaattagaaaaagagaaacaagCCAAGGCAAAGGGCAGAAGAGCTGAGAAAATGGCACCGCGTCCCAAAGCTGAACCTATCAAGAGCCAAGTTCCTGGTTGGAAAATGCCGCAAACAGATGCTCTCTCCTGCTTGGAAGAAGCAAACATCGATTTCATTCGAAACTGGAGTTTTCGCAGCGAAAAACCTTCGGAGCGAGAATATCTGGATTTGATCACCGAGAAACTCTGTTATGAGTTGCAGCTCGAAATGAGGGAGATAGTAGACGACGTGATGAGGGCCGAGCTAGACGTACTAAACAAAGCATTACTGAAGGATCACGCACATGATAAAGAGAAATTCACGATTCCAACAATGGACAAAA ATATTGACAAAACCGGaacgaagagaaaaaaggacaTTTTGGAGGATGTGGCCGTCGAGGATCTCTTCAGCGAGCTTCTACGAGCTAAAATCATTAGAAACTACCCAACTATTTTCTTACGTGATTGGTTTGGCGATCTCTCCTATCAAAATTACGAGGCACGTCGCGAGTTCCGGGATTTCAAGCATCGGCTCGGAGAGGTAAAGCAGCTCGTCTTGGAGTATTGCATATTGCCTTTAATTTCCAAAGGGACACATCAAGTTGCACCGCTTGTGCGTTCTGTGTGTATCTATGGATTACCGGGAGCTGGAAAGACTTTGCTTGCCAATGTCATTTGCTCAGAG aTTGGCGCATTACTTTTCGATGTATCAGCACCTGTCTTGACTGGTAAATATATGGGCAAGGAAAAGCAACAGAGGCTCATCGACATAATCTCTAAAGTGGCCCGCGTTTACGCGCcttctataatatttctcgatGCTGGCGAGAAACCTTGGTTGAAAAAAGTTCCACCAGAGGAAAAGTACCTTCAACACAAGCGATTCGCAAACTATTTTGTTAAACTAATGAAAGACATCAAGTCGGGAGACCAG ATACTATTTCTTTCGCTGTCCGAAGAACCGCAGAAGGCGACAGCCGGTTTCAACAAGTTCcatgataaatttataaggGTGCCTACCACCGATTACAACACACTTTATATGTACTATAAGAATCTACTAATGAAATATCACGGCGTCGATCGCGATATCGATGTCTCCTGTTTGGCCAAGATGTCTGTCGGGATTCCTCTGAATTTTATCCGGCAAGCCGTAGAGAAGGTGTTATCGTTGCGTCGAAGAATTACTCTTAAATTCAATCCGTTAAGTCCGATAGAAATTATGAATGAGATATTGACGTATCAGTATCCTACGACGGAGATGGTGGAGAGTCtcgataaatttgaaaaactcACTCTATCTGCCAGAAGAAAAACCAAAGTTTCGTAA
- the LOC139814212 gene encoding TBC1 domain family member 31 encodes MSIMYNSGWNKLIKSKDSYKCQPRANVEKERCTARLSFVQMSFDRDEDALIVVDTKGYLYYIDVPGPGDVPCCKILGKIGRPTFLAFNPMCTEEILIGFDTGDIKVSKLHTDMNEFCLLSGHKLPPTHVSFYKHHCLTSSRNEVIIWDLKSYIKAHQLKVRVRNTIKKAAFSNVGHIVVLYHNDTMQVWTVRQLHKDTKIDTKIFGINYIKDFIFTKDGRAMIMGGMRNISILNTYDWSLLKKLSLPNTFVEAKQLSVIPGPLEGGANKILAFLSSKCTLQLCDINALTFLEIPRPRGRIKKFVISSTGRYMAYIDQEGWLNVMYTDEIISKNGPQPDNRFAKPYRVRAHESSHHLDGVRQSMKQELNMKRLMLILREFGEYPQKYRTIIWSTILKLPANKNAYVALASKVTRGRFAVNTLKSLPLADKSKASLLAMTLACLLQWCPPLRQSLFLPNLIFPFLMVFQKDPLLAFELILSILLNYCQKWFEYHPFPPLNILGICENILLETDPMLLNIFCEHGITSREYAWPLLQTAMSEVLSGDEWLFLWDHLISYQKPSLLVMCVIAYNICLRDTVISLIKSSGDVKAFYSTQSHIRAKDLLEIARKIDQKISKRVHPTRYLRDKLSHVNHSGPYPSFISQDDPKFLTENLSRADLEKLKMQEQTLQDYNRRRADFEKRNVHAETEAFAKQRHETRLNEVQKCFQDHVSNFKWNVLPNAEKEKFCHHSYKDLDSLSERKQECNRYKIVEDVNSKNYKKLQRDVTMLEYEVLRFLNSLNVHKSEMEIS; translated from the exons ATGTCTATTATGTACAATAGTGGCTGgaataagttaattaaaagtaaggACAGTTACAAATGTCAGCCTAGGGCCAATGTTGAAAAGGAACGTTGCACAGCTAGGCTCAGTTTTGTACAAATGTCTTTCGATCGTGACGAAGACGCCCTGATTGTAGTCGACACCAAAGGATACTTATACTACATCGACGTGCCTGGACCTGGAGATGTTCCGTGTTGCAAAATACTGGGTAAAATCGGCCGACCTACCTTTCTGGCATTTAATCCCATGTGCACGGAGGAAATACTGATAGGATTCGATACCGGTGACATAAAGGTTTCGAAGCTTCATACGGACATGAATGAGTTTTGTTTGTTGTCCGGCCACAAACTACCACCGACACACGTTTCCTTTTACAAGCATCATTGTCTAACGAGCTCTCGAAACGAAGTAATAATATGGGATCTGAAATCTTATATCAAAGCTCATCAATTAAAAGTTAGGGTACGGAACACTATCAAGAAAGCTGCCTTCTCAAACGTCGGTCATATCGTCGTGCTCTATCACAACGACACCATGCAGGTCTGGACCGTGAGACAGTTGCACAAGGATACCAAAATTGATACAAAGATATttggaataaattatatcaaagattTTATCTTCACGAAAGACGGAAGAGCTATGATAATGGGCGGTATGAGAAACATAAGCATTCTTAATACATACGATTGGagtttattaaagaaactaaGTTTGCCTAATACGTTTGTTGAAGCAAAACAATTATCGGTCATTCCCGGCCCATTAGAGGGTGGAGCAAATAAAATCCTTGCATTTTTATCCTCGAAATGTACTCTTCAACTTTGTGATATAAATGCATTAACTTTTCTTGAGATACCTCGCCCTCGTGGtaggattaaaaaatttgtaatttcatCTACCGGTAGATACATGGCGTATATAGATCAGGAAGGATGGTTAAACGTAATGTACACGgatgaaataatttcgaaaaacgGTCCTCAACCCGACAACAGGTTCGCGAAGCCATATAGAGTGCGTGCGCACGAATCAAGTCATCACTTGGACGGCGTTAGACAAAGCATGAAGcaagaattaaatatgaaacgATTAATGCTTATTTTGAGGGAATTTGGAGAATATCCGCAAAAGTATCGTACAATAATTTGGTCcactattttaaaattaccaGCTAATAAAAACGCATATGTTGCCTTGGCAAGTAAGGTGACGCGAGGGAGATTTGCCGTGAATACTTTAAAAAGTCTTCCCTTGGCAGATAAAAGCAAAGCGTCATTGTTGGCCATGACGCTAGCGTGCTTGTTGCAATGGTGTCCTCCGCTACGACAGAGTCTGTTTCTTCCCAActtaatttttccatttcttatggTATTTCAG aaaGATCCCTTACTTGCCTTTGAGTTGATTTTAAGTATACTACTAAACTATTGCCAAAAGTGGTTCGAATACCATCCTTTCCCACCATTGAATATTTTGGGAATTTGTGAGAATATTCTCCTAGAGACTGACCCTATGCtattgaatatcttttgcGAACATGGAATCACAAGTAGGGAATATGCGTGGCCATTACTTCAAACTGCGATGAGCGAGGTACTATCGGGAGACGAGTGGTTGTTTTTGTGGGATCATCTAATATCTTATCAAAAACCTTCCCTGCTCGTGATGTGTGTCATTGCGTATAATATCTGTTTGAGAGACACggtaatttctttaataaagtCATCTGGAGATGTCAAAGCATTTTACAGCACTCAAAGTCATATTAGAGCCAAAGATTTGTTGGAGATTGCAAGAAAAATAGACCAGAAGATATCGAAACGAGTGCATCCTACGCGTTATCTGAG ggATAAACTATCGCACGTAAATCACAGTGGACCTTATCCTTCATTTATATCGCAAGACGATCCAAAATTTCTTACCGAAAACCTTAGCCGTGCAgatttggaaaaattaaaaatgcaggAACAAACGTTGCAAGATTATAATCGTAGGCGTGcagattttgaaaaaagaaacgtacaTGCGGAGACTGAGGCTTTTGCAAAACAACGTCATGAAACAAGACTAaatg AGGTACAAAAATGCTTTCAAGACCATGTAAGTAATTTTAAGTGGAACGTGCTACCAAATgcagaaaaggaaaaattttgtcATCACTCGTATAAAGATCTTGATTCGCTATCTGAAAGAAAACAGGAATGTAACCGATACAAGATTGTGGAAGAtgttaattcaaaaaattataaaaaattgcagcGAGATGTAACGATGCTCGAGTATGAAGTACTAAGGTTTTTGAATTCACTAAACGTTCATAAATCAGAGATGGAGATTAGTTAG
- the Aprt gene encoding adenine phosphoribosyltransferase, whose product MDKNDKLEILKNAIKSYPDFPEPGIIFRDIFGVFHDIVALRAMKDLIVEHILVLEVDLIVGLDSRGFLFGPMICMELGKPFLPIRKKGKLPGKVTQQKYALEYGEATFELQTEFINEGTRVLVVDDLLATGGSMAAAVQLLKSVGADVRECLVIMELTLLKGRDKLSAPVHSFVQYDR is encoded by the exons ATGGATAAGAATGATAAATTGGAAATACTGAAAAATGCTATAAAGAGTTATCCCGATTTTCCTGAACCTGGGATTATTTTCCG AGATATATTTGGTGTGTTTCACGATATTGTTGCATTACGAGCGATGAAAGATTTAATTGTGGAGCATATTTTAGTTCTCGAAGTCGATTTAATTGTGGGATTGGATTCGCGTGGCTTCCTCTTTGGTCCTATGATTTGTATGGAATTGGGCAAGCCTTTCTTGCCTATTAGAAAAAAGGGTAAACTTCCAGGCAAGGTCACCCAGCAGAAGTATGCGTTAGAATATGGAGAG GCTACATTTGAATTGCAAACAGAGTTTATTAATGAAGGGACCAGAGTGCTAGTTGTTGATGATTTACTGGCAACTggag gttcCATGGCTGCAGCAGTGCAATTACTAAAATCGGTAGGCGCTGATGTACGTGAATGCTTGGTAATAATGGAGTTGACTCTGTTGAAAGGTCGGGATAAGCTTAGCGCACCTGTCCACTCCTTCGTACAATATGATCGTTAG
- the Lrt gene encoding uncharacterized protein Lrt has protein sequence MPKLFRDLLVLTLIMTASCLDATEDTVTTTTMEISTLIAASTYIDSTSMKTTIPKENAVSPLATMARQDDGISKNLSHALPSPLPSPSPSSSNTVWECPNITKAGVECSCDFPHTLRCTGDRTALEIISDHLKHSQPDTISLLDVTVTGVSVLPAHFLEDVALHGLVVSTGELRHVHEHAFTALARPLQALGLPSNLLDSVPTIALSYLVGLDRLDLSHNKLKTLEADSFKGLANLTYLDLCDNLLSQLSPQVFLTLPALRSLRMRGNRLSVSALSALRGLKRLEELDLSNNLLLGPMGPTLLPQMPKLHFLTVSENGLVNVQQGALMGLGNLTYLSLSHNQIDVLEDHSFKYLSTLTRLDLANNRIVAVSGASLAHLENVITLDLTHNFLRALTRDLVVPLKNLQDLRLDDNDITIVANDVLTSELHLKRLSLADNPLNCDCTLLEFATWLANSSLTEEDKSSAVCATPPVLENGILTQVPPGSLLCGEPTPPMMTRVDASAPVAGAQLSLKEFRYDDATAGITLLWHVEQCAERYTCDSLIVYETRGDSEILTESSPLHCDSRMMRDPCILPVTIPASLHLQLSHKYRYCVVLLISTVYDAVSLGLGCSDVIVLEKTQQRAGTEDFSSSSPTSTQISLDSSSRITGVHVNVSDKSYLHIGVVLSGTTKDTTLSSTSCQLSVIVFDEVSTVHQRRLTCSATSVIDVQVSLPGYYRVCASLDDLTNVIVMSSNLVADDERLRCVDVVEQSYSRRNVEVFIIMAVIAATGVLLVILAVLGRTLARRLRHPRIQAQCFLPAQEFEITHKAHYIKLLATTKV, from the exons ATGCCGAAATTATTTCGGGACCTACTCGTGTTAACATTGATAATGACAGCGTCATGTCTCGACGCGACAGAGGACACGGTCACAACAACGACAATGGAAATCTCTACATTGATAGCAGCATCGACGTACATTGATAGTACATCCATGAAAACGACGATCCCCAAGGAAAACGCCGTGTCGCCGTTGGCGACTATGGCAAGACAAGACGATGGCATCTCGAAAAATCTGTCCCACGCATTACCGTCGCCGTTGCCGTCGCCGTCACCGTCTTCCTCCAACACTGTGTGGGAATGTCCGAATATCACAAAAGCGGGCGTGGAGTGTTCTTGCGATTTTCCACATACGCTCAGATGTACCGGCGATAGAACAGCACTGGAG ATCATCAGTGACCATTTGAAACATAGTCAGCCGGATACAATATCATTGCTGGATGTGACTGTGACGGGAGTCTCTGTGTTGCCGGCACATTTCCTCGAGGATGTCGCACTTCACGGATTAGTCGTCTCCACTGGCGAGCTGCGGCACGTTCATGAGCATGCGTTTACCGCGCTGGCGCGACCGTTACAAGCGCTAGGACTGCCCAGCAATCTCCTAGATTCGGTTCCCACGATCGCACTGTCATACCTGGTCGGTCTAGACCGATTGGACCTGTCTCACAACAAATTAAAGACATTAGAAGCGGACTCGTTTAAG GGACTAGCAAATCTGACTTATCTAGACTTGTGTGACAATCTGCTATCACAATTGTCGCCGCAGGTTTTCCTGACATTACCGGCATTGCGCTCGCTAAGAATGCGTGGAAATCGTCTGAGCGTTTCCGCCTTGTCTGCATTGAGAGGTTTGAAGCGCTTGGAAGAGCTAGATCTGTCAAACAATCTACTGCTGGGTCCAATGGGCCCCACGTTATTGCCACAAATGCCCAAACTACATTTCCTCACAGTCTCAGAAAACGGTCTCGTCAACGTTCAGCAGGGAGCTCTCATGGGTCTCGGAAATCTCACTTATCTGAGTTTGAGTCACAATCAA ATTGACGTGTTAGAGGATCATTCGTTCAAGTACCTGTCGACTTTGACGCGACTGGATCTGGCCAACAACCGCATCGTCGCCGTGTCCGGTGCTTCCTTAGCTCATTTAGAGAACGTGATTACTTTAGATCTAACGCACAACTTTCTGCGAGCGTTGACGCGCGATCTGGTGGTGCCATTGAAGAATTTACAGGACCTACGATTGGACGACAATGACATCACAATCGTAGCAAACGATGTGCTAACGTCCGAGCTGCACCTCAAGAGACTCTCCCTCGCTGACAATCCGTTAAATTGCGATTGCACCTTGCTGGAGTTTGCTACGTGGCTGGCAAACTCCAGCCTGACGGAGGAGGACAAGTCATCGGCGGTGTGCGCGACACCGCCCGTTCTGGAGAACGGCATTCTAACGCAAGTACCGCCGGGCAGTCTGCTTTGCGGCGAGCCCACCCCGCCCATGATGACCCGGGTTGACGCAAGTGCGCCTGTAGCAGGTGCACAGCTAAGTCTCAAAGAGTTTCGCTACGACGACGCGACCGCCGGTATCACGTTGTTGTGGCACGTGGAACAGTGCGCTGAACGTTACACTTGCGACTCGCTCATCGTCTATGAAACACGCGGCGACAGCGAGATTCTAACGGAATCTAGCCCGCTGCACTGTGACTCTCGAATGATGCGAGATCCCTGCATCCTGCCAGTCACCATACCAGCTTCCCTGCATCTACAATTGAGTCACAAATACCGTTATTGTGTAGTTTTATTGATATCTACTGTCTACGACGCGGTGTCCCTTGGTCTCGGTTGTAGCGACGTCATCGTTTTAGAGAAGACCCAGCAGCGAGCAGGGACAGAAGATTTCTCGTCTTCGTCTCCGACGTCCACGCAGATATCTCTTGATTCATCGTCGCGGATCACCGGCGTTCACGTAAACGTATCTGACAAGAGCTACTTACACATTGGTGTAGTTCTCTCCGGAACGACAAAAGACACGACTTTGTCGTCGACGAGCTGCCAACTGTCCGTCATCGTATTTGACGAGGTTTCCACGGTGCATCAACGGAGGCTCACGTGTAGCGCCACATCCGTCATCGACGTGCAAGTATCGTTGCCAGGTTATTACAGGGTGTGCGCCAGTCTGGATGACCTCACCAACGTTATCGTTATGTCCAGCAACTTGGTGGCGGACGACGAGAGGTTGCGTTGCGTTGACGTAGTCGAGCAGAGTTACAGCAGGCGGAACGTCGAGGTATTCATCATTATGGCCGTGATCGCTGCAACCGGTGTTCTCCTAGTTATCCTCGCTGTACTCGGGAGAACGCTCGCAAGGCGTTTGCGGCACCCGAGAATACAGGCGCAATGTTTCCTGCCGGCTCAGGAGTTTGAAATTACCCATAAAGCTCATTACATCAAACTCCTGGCAACGACAAAAGTTTAA
- the Tamo gene encoding uncharacterized protein Tamo, with protein MANDVIMRGKDRLQEISMNVEQSHLVYLQTDDSPLKLQQRHKLEGFIKEYLCLVPNETKYVFQETADILHRSAATVTDFSGYRAATAWSAISLYAANLLAQPWRKEYRIVRTYSGYYKHEVEANLIGAELMFEQMGYKHTGLGVVTLEGPIDPDKVSNVSRDAIVAFVECQILKQIWESVSQKYTISWLEVLEFRENHVGTPEQAIRALNYRFLEKMHQNRAKADSYEDYYSQQTGIDVVPLHPPYHHVVHATYNATMPSTCQTDYRHIEDMTNMAIPAANYRYYQPINHGFITCCTSYGCLPSHGNKFYGNNVQPNPYCATLPAYAARVPTGRLIELDVPASVATYDKTHALRKPVSHRIADLDEVDFYRRQSSDGDHYEHGKTDRKTASRSTSSIGRDGYDTWDFVYRNLESLGYYKDLDDRDDVVQHKKELDSIRAKHKTIRQAENEDKYNAHRLEKKRSGGKIETNEIDSSETNGMSHQDILPFKKKSSSFDLSDSNRYNTDAYTREKDKKHNSQTLPIPRTHKSSDQIAKIADSLKNLDIAQMNKQKKEEEKGEKRWNCATCTYLNMPGRDICEMCAKSRCKGNEDKPLASGGKECPKCTLVNEKNVSNCAACHTSLKDSPTYI; from the exons ATGGCGAATGATGTAATAATGAGAGGCAAAGACAGATTACAAGAGATCAGTATGAACGTGGAACAGAGTCACTTGGTGTATCTGCAAACGGACGATAGTCCTTTAAAGCTACAACAACGACATAAATTGGAAG gCTTTATAAAGGAATACCTTTGTCTGGTACCCAACGAGACGAAATACGTATTTCAAGAAACAGCAGACATTTTGCACAGATCAGCGGCAACGGTGACAGATTTCAGCGGGTATAGAGCAGCGACAGCTTGGAGTGCAATTTCCTTGTACGCAGCTAATCTATTGGCTCAGCCTTGGCGAAAAGAATATAGGATAGTGAGG ACATACAGCGGTTATTACAAACACGAAGTAGAGGCAAATTTAATCGGTGCCGAGTTAATGTTTGAGCAGATGGGCTACAAGCATACTGGTTTGGGTGTCGTGACTTTGGAAGGGCCAATCGATCCTGATAAGGTTTCAAATGTCAGTAGAGATGCTATTGTAGCTTTTGTGGAATGCCAG ATCTTAAAGCAGATATGGGAAAGCGTGTCACAGAAATACACCATCTCTTGGCTGGAGGTGTTGGAATTTCGTGAAAATCACGTTGGTACGCCAGAGCAGGCCATTCGAGCGCTAAATTATCGTTTCCTCGAGAAGATGCATCAGAATCGCGCAAAAGCCGATAGCTATGAGGACTACTATTCACAGCAAACGGGCATAGACGTTGTGCCGTTGCATCCACCTTATCATCACGTTGTGCATGCTACGTACAACGCAACAATGCCGTCAACCTGTCAGACAGATTACCGGCACATCGAAGATATGACCAACATGGCGATACCGGCTGCTAATTATCGATACTATCAACCGATCAATCACGGTTTCATCACGTGTTGCACCAGTTATGGTTGTTTGCCCTCTCATGGGAACAAGTTTTACGGTAATAATGTACAACCGAATCCGTATTGCGCCACATTACCAGCGTATGCGGCCCGAGTGCCGACCGGGAGACTGATAGAACTCGACGTACCGGCGTCCGTGGCGACGTACGATAAGACGCACGCTCTTCGCAAACCCGTGTCCCACCGGATCGCGGACTTGGACGAGGTAGACTTTTACAGACGACAGTCGAGCGACGGAGATCATTACGAACATGGTAAAACCGATAGAAAAACTGCCAGCAGATCGACGTCCAGCATCGGAAGGGATGGTTATGATACATGGGACTTTGTGTACAGAAATCTCGAGAGCTTAGGTTACTACAAGGATCTTGATGATCGAGACGACGTCGTGCAACATAAGAAGGAACTGGATTCTATTCGCGCCAAACACAAAACTATTAGGCAAGCGGAGAACGAAGATAAGTATAACGCGCATAGAttggagaagaagagaagcgGTGGCAAGATCGAAACGAACGAAATTGATTCGTCCGAAACAAATGGTATGAGTCATCAGGATATTCTGCCTTTCAAAAAGAAATCCTCGTCCTTCGACCTGTCGGATTCGAATAGATATAATACCGATGCATatacgagagaaaaagataaaaagcaCAACAGTCAGACTTTGCCGATTCCACGCACGCACAAGTCCTCGGATCAGATAGCAAAGATTGCGGATTCCTTAAAAAATCTCGATATCGCGCAAATGAATAAGcagaagaaggaagaggagaaggGTGAAAAAAGATGGAATTGTGCCAcgtgtacatatttaaatatgccCGGCCGAGACATCTGCGAGATGTGCGCCAAATCGAGGTGCAAAGGGAACGAGGACAAGCCGCTCGCCAGCGGCGGCAAAGAATGTCCAAAATGTACGCTGGTAAACGAGAAAAACGTTTCTAACTGTGCGGCTTGTCATACCAGCCTCAAGGATTCTCCGACCTACATATAG